CAAGAGTTTTCATGCCACCTCCTAGGATGGAGGAGAGTATAGAGCCGAATTGGAACTTTGTCGTCCTGGCGTATAACTCAGGACGTGCGGATTTTAAAATTTTAGAGAAGCTTTATATTGGATCGCTGTTTTTCTGAATTCGCTAGGTGTAGAATCCGCAAACTTCTTAAAAGCTTCGTTAAATGCTGATTTTGAGTTGAATCCAACCGATTCGGAAATTGCTAGAATGGAACGGTCCGGATCTTCTAAGAGTAGAACCTTGGCTTCTTCTACTCTCCAAGAATTGATATAATCCGAAAATTTCATGGATAGACGTTGGTTTAGAAATTCTGAAAGTTGGTGGTTGGTCAGATCCAACTCTTCTGCGAGTTGAGAAAGTGTTAGATCCTCATCCGCATAAACCTTCTCCCTTCTCATCAATGCTTCCAAACGATCTTTGATCTTGGATTCATCCATTCCTTTCAGTCTAGATTTTTTATATCGGACTTCCCTTAAACTTTTTCCTACAAAGCCAAGCCAATTTGGTTCTCTTTGGGAAAGTAAAAATCCGATCACCAATAAAACCGGAAGACTAAATATGCTCTCTTTTACGAATTCTATCCTTCTTAAAATGGAACCAGTGAGTCCCCAGAAGATTACAAAACAAATGAGACAGACGAAGAGTAAAAACATCCTTCTGGCTCTTTCTTCGTTCTCGTCTTGTTCAGAACGGAATAAATAACTTCTGTACATCCAAAGTAACGGTAGAAAGTAAGATAAGATCGAAATTTTAGGAGTGATCTGTAAAAACACAAGAATACTGGAATAAGTTTTGGCTTGAGCGATCTCTTGTAATGTACGGAGCCTAAATTCTTCTCCACCTAACCAAAAAGGTAAAAGTAAAATTATGCAGATGAAATTGGGAAGGAAATGAAAAACTAACTCTCTTTTCGAAACTTCTAGTCCCAGTAATGTGATCTGAAAATGTATGTAAAGAACCGGGGCAATTCCCAACGCAAAAGGAATATGGATCCCGTACAAGACAGGATACGTGCGTACCAAGCCGGAAAGAAAAGTTGCACCTCCCACAAGCCAAAGAGAAGAAAAAAACATAATGAGAGCGGCTCTTGTTCTTTCTCCAAGAGAAGCCGGAGAAACTAAGATCCCTAAAGACCAGATACAGCCGAAGGCCGCTCCAAAAACTAAATAACCAGTTTCTAAATCCATTTAACTTATTTAGAAATACCAGATCGAAACTAGATTAAAAGTCAAAAATGATAACGAGAAAGTATCTCCGAGCTTTCTGCTTTCTTACGAGCAGGGTTCCAACCCAATGTTTTTCCTAATTCTTCTACAATTCTGTGCAAGGATTCGGAAGAAGGCGCACCAGGCACTCCCACCCCCGATCTACGGAAGAAAAAGTCCGTCCCTTTTTCTATTTTTTCCTCGGAAGCGATATAACGGATCTCAGCCGTGCTGAATTTTTCTCCATTATTCAAGGCAACGGATTCGTCGTTTGCCTTTTGGTATTTGAGGACTTCGTATGCTAAACTTCCGTATCGTGCCCCCAAAGTTTCGAGATACTCTCCTGAAAGTTTGGAATATTTTTTACTGAGCCCTTTGACTAAAGAAGAATGGTCCGAAAACTCTCCCGAAGAAAGTGGGATCTGGTCCGTTTCGCAAGGTAAAAAATTTCCAGGCAAATACTCGCAGAGTTTGTCTGTGATCTTCTCCGCTAAATGTCTACTTGTTGTGTATTTTCCACCCAGGGCGGTAAAAAATCCAGGGAGTCCTTTTTCTTTATGATCTAGAATTTCAGTTTTACGGGACGCATTATAAGTATCCGATTTTTCTCCCGGATCTTCGACCAATGGCCTCATTCCACCATAATAAAAATCTACATCCGATTCAGTTAGATCGGAATATCCGAATGTATAATTAATTTCTTCTAATAGACCTTGGATGTCCGATTTGGTAACCTTAAATTTATCGGGAGAATCCGAGAATACTGTATCAGTCGTCCCGATGATCGTTTTACCTCTCCAAGGAAGAACAAACATATGAGTCTTGTCCCTTTTCTTTAAGACGATTGCTTTGGAAACAGTCAAAGCTCTGGTCACAATATGGATCCCTTTGGATCGGACTAGGACCTTATCCATTCCGACTCCAGCCAAAGATTCTACAAAATCCGCCCAGGGACCTGCCGCATTCACTACTGTTTTTGCAAATACGGGATAGGTTTTGCCGCTTCTTTTGTCCTTTAAGATTGCCTGATATACCTCTCCCTGCTGAGAGATCGCAACTACTTCG
Above is a genomic segment from Leptospira johnsonii containing:
- a CDS encoding glycerol-3-phosphate dehydrogenase/oxidase, which produces MAKTKHAKTPAFPISSQVFDTLVIGGGITGATTLWDSTLRGLKALLVEKNDFASGTTQATSKLIHGGLRYLKNAEFGLVRESLRERRILAKISPHALKTLGFIIPVYSNSEKWITNIGLQMYDYFSYDRNREISSDSWIPTFRFLSREEVVMEAPSLPRQGLKGGFLYYDYQNTNPERHTCEFIFSAEKKGGTALNYTEVVAISQQGEVYQAILKDKRSGKTYPVFAKTVVNAAGPWADFVESLAGVGMDKVLVRSKGIHIVTRALTVSKAIVLKKRDKTHMFVLPWRGKTIIGTTDTVFSDSPDKFKVTKSDIQGLLEEINYTFGYSDLTESDVDFYYGGMRPLVEDPGEKSDTYNASRKTEILDHKEKGLPGFFTALGGKYTTSRHLAEKITDKLCEYLPGNFLPCETDQIPLSSGEFSDHSSLVKGLSKKYSKLSGEYLETLGARYGSLAYEVLKYQKANDESVALNNGEKFSTAEIRYIASEEKIEKGTDFFFRRSGVGVPGAPSSESLHRIVEELGKTLGWNPARKKAESSEILSRYHF
- a CDS encoding helix-turn-helix domain-containing protein; protein product: MDLETGYLVFGAAFGCIWSLGILVSPASLGERTRAALIMFFSSLWLVGGATFLSGLVRTYPVLYGIHIPFALGIAPVLYIHFQITLLGLEVSKRELVFHFLPNFICIILLLPFWLGGEEFRLRTLQEIAQAKTYSSILVFLQITPKISILSYFLPLLWMYRSYLFRSEQDENEERARRMFLLFVCLICFVIFWGLTGSILRRIEFVKESIFSLPVLLVIGFLLSQREPNWLGFVGKSLREVRYKKSRLKGMDESKIKDRLEALMRREKVYADEDLTLSQLAEELDLTNHQLSEFLNQRLSMKFSDYINSWRVEEAKVLLLEDPDRSILAISESVGFNSKSAFNEAFKKFADSTPSEFRKTAIQYKASLKF